TATTGAAGGGGACAAACAAAACGGCATGGATTTGCGTTTAGGTGGAAGTCTCAGTAGTATTGAATCCCACAGTCAGGATAATATCAGCGACCATAGATATGTTGTTGATATAAATTGTGATGGAAAAGATGAATTGCTGGTTTACTGGGCAATCACAGGGTATGGCAGGCTGTATTCATTTGAATATAACGGTTCTCAATATGAATTTAATTTCGTTGGTGAAGTTTATGGTCTTAATCCAAAGATTATCGGTGATTTTAATGGTGATAAAATGCAGGATTTTATTGTTGAAAGTTCAGGTTCGAATTTATTATATCTTGGCACACCAAATATAAATGAGTTTTTAACAAATAGTTTTTCTTTGAATTATTTACCCGAACTAACAAATTATGAAATCGGTGACTTTAATGGAGATGGTAAAACCGATATTATTGAAATAGGCCAAATAGCTGCAAAAATCTACACCTTAAAGCATGGTTCATCAGGATATTATTTCGAAGAATATGGTAGTGATGAGGATATTAGAGAAGAAGCCTCTGTAACATTTACAGACATTTCGGCAGGTGATTTTAACGGAGATGGAAGGGATGACCTATTAATCACAAGATTTTTTGAGAATGATGACATTTTTTTATCTCATATCTATTATTCTTATGGTAAAGAGTTCATTACTGGTATTGATGTTTCTCCATTAAGTTATTATAATAAAAACCATGTGATTGTTGATCTTAATTATGATGGAATTTCCGATATTTTGACTTATACAATTGAAACAAATGTATTTCCTAATATTGATGTAAGAATTAGGCAATCAAAATACTACAAGTTACCTGGAACTAATCAGAGTTTTGAAATATATACAGGAGTGTTAGAATATGATGGTTCGACCAGTAATGAAAAATATTTACCAGAATCATTTGCACTTGGTGATTTTAGTGGTAACGGTGAACTTGATATGTATTACACTTTAATATTTGAGTTAGATGCATGGGAAAAGAATCCACCACCAGTCTATTGGCATAGAGAAGCATATAAAGTGACTGAAGATCTGTTAGGTGATGACTTAATAACGAGTATTACCAATGGTTTTGGAAGCATCATTGATATTCAATATTTACGTTTCATAAATTCAGGTTCCTCACAGGCTTCACCAACGGAATATCCTGTAGTAAATTTCACGGATCCTTTTTATGTAGTTACTCAAATTGAAAGTGATAACGGTCAAGGCGGTACATTACCTCCAATTGAATATGGCTACAAAGGAGCAAAATTTCACGCTAAAGGCAAAGGTTTCCTCGGTTTTCAGAATACTACAATAAAAAATTATCAAAATAATACCATTACATCTGCAGAATTTAGTATATTTGCAGAAAATGATCTTTATTTTCATCCATATCCTGAAAATATAAAACAACATTCATTTATTAATAACCAAAGAGAAACAGATAAGTTATTAATGGAAACTCAAAATACATTTAATATTAAAACAACTATTACAGGTAAGCCTAAGATTTACTTACCGGTTATTACTCAAAGTTTCCAAAAGGTTTGGGATAATGATGATGAACATACATTTGTTAAAACAATAAAAACAATTCAAAATATTGATTTTGATTTGGATATTTACGGAAATTCACTTAAACAAACTATTTTAACCGATCCTGCAAATCTTGCTGAATCTGCACCAAATTCAGAATATGATTTTAAAACAATTGTAGAAAATTTGTATATTATTGATGAGCCCAATTGGCTGGTAGGCAGACCATTATCTTCAGAGGGTACAAATATTTATATTGATAATGAAGATAATTTTGTGAGAACGGAATATTCCTATTATGAAGAAGGCTCATGGCCACTTTTAGAGAATAAAAAAATCACACCCAATTACGACACTAAATATGAAACCGAAGTATGGTACGTATACGACGAGTATGGTAATATTACAAAAGAAACTTTTAAAGCACCAAATGCTGATCCTTATATTGCAGAAAGAGTAACGGAATATGAATA
This genomic interval from Bacteroidales bacterium contains the following:
- a CDS encoding VCBS repeat-containing protein is translated as MKNLYIILITVFLFQIETKLTAQNPLPLNPKNINTEAEVGTLSGTFAVGQTGAATYTIPIDLPEGRAGMTPKLSLVYNSQAGDGILGKGWSISGWTYVDRVPETFYYNDNPGSIDFDEDQYTLDGKRLIFVADLGGTYSEVEYRTEQDEISKIIQQFAYKKDRTHSKFFVYTKSGIIKEYGTFENSLQVYGYNNNEAIRYHLSKIIDKKHNYIKYHYQRDITEGELYLDLIEYTGNDLIGKDPFYTVKFEYTPNDTKFFKTSYFAKGNDEYHYRVSQKLNAISIYYLENEQETLIKRYVISYSDGGIFNKPYVTGIYLENENNQLNSTEFQWNFNEAFEFNEQHVYSTEPVLGHIVNMLRVSSGDFNGDGISDIIEGDKQNGMDLRLGGSLSSIESHSQDNISDHRYVVDINCDGKDELLVYWAITGYGRLYSFEYNGSQYEFNFVGEVYGLNPKIIGDFNGDKMQDFIVESSGSNLLYLGTPNINEFLTNSFSLNYLPELTNYEIGDFNGDGKTDIIEIGQIAAKIYTLKHGSSGYYFEEYGSDEDIREEASVTFTDISAGDFNGDGRDDLLITRFFENDDIFLSHIYYSYGKEFITGIDVSPLSYYNKNHVIVDLNYDGISDILTYTIETNVFPNIDVRIRQSKYYKLPGTNQSFEIYTGVLEYDGSTSNEKYLPESFALGDFSGNGELDMYYTLIFELDAWEKNPPPVYWHREAYKVTEDLLGDDLITSITNGFGSIIDIQYLRFINSGSSQASPTEYPVVNFTDPFYVVTQIESDNGQGGTLPPIEYGYKGAKFHAKGKGFLGFQNTTIKNYQNNTITSAEFSIFAENDLYFHPYPENIKQHSFINNQRETDKLLMETQNTFNIKTTITGKPKIYLPVITQSFQKVWDNDDEHTFVKTIKTIQNIDFDLDIYGNSLKQTILTDPANLAESAPNSEYDFKTIVENLYIIDEPNWLVGRPLSSEGTNIYIDNEDNFVRTEYSYYEEGSWPLLENKKITPNYDTKYETEVWYVYDEYGNITKETFKAPNADPYIAERVTEYEYSVENGYNARFLTKTIKNINGIEYATQYEYYKEIGKLKKEIVLGGPVPLETIYEYDDFGKLQITNHPDGTSSETYFFWSEGNDDAPLNALFYTINHKRMAGPIPTEYEKVITFYDNLERDLRQVTYGLNNEKIYVEKEYNAKGQLWKVSEPYFSSSLPQQWTVFEYDKLGRKKTTTTPANSYTY